The Pseudomonas allokribbensis genome has a window encoding:
- a CDS encoding malto-oligosyltrehalose synthase, with protein MSAPPGQSLRATVRLQFHKGFTLDQAVPLVAYFARLGISHVYASPLLAARAGSMHGYDVVDPTRVNPELGGEPALRRLVAALREHGMGLILDIVSNHMAVGGGDNPWWLDLLEWGRLSPYGEFFDIQWHSPDPLMEGQLLLPFLGSDYGVALQDGTLPLVFNAECGTFHVEHYEHHFPICPGDYGELLKPDEPTNEALKSLADRFSTLSYQTDARSLALPLKEELQQLASDPHILQTIQRNLTHYDSKTDDGFQRLHQLLEQQSYRLASWRTAADDINWRRFFDINELGGLRVERPAVFEATHGKIFQLIGEGLIDGLRIDHIDGLADPRGYCRKLRRRLDFLAPGRHLPIYVEKILGDGETLRADWAVDGSTGYEFMNQLSLLQHDPAGEHVLGDLWQRRTERPAAFIEEARLARQQILNGSLASDCESVAQALLQVARDDLMTRDLTLGSIRRVLQALIVHFPVYRTYISAMGRSAQDEVFFQQAMEGARQTLNESDWPVLGSMSAWLGGQPWQRKPRGRSRKILRHACVRFQQLTSPAAAKAVEDTALYRSAVLLSRNDVGYNTEQFSAPVSDFHATNLQRLATFPDNLLATATHDHKRGEDTRARLAVLSERSHWYVEQVELWRALARPLRCDDQMPSAADELILYQALLGSWPLELHNDDQDGFADYAKRIWQWQQKALREAKLQSSWSAPNEAYENAAQSFTEQLLLAPEGELLRGALAKSVNSIAAAGALNSLAQTLLHVTVPGVPDLYQGNECWDFSLVDPDNRRPVDYSLREQSLKPAPVSELLSNWRNGRIKQALIAQVLNLRAEHTELFRRGSYQALEVLGSQAHNVLAFAREHGGQRAIVIVPIRCATLLENGAVPQVDALRWGDTRVELPFAALDENLKGLFSSTAVTKNRELEVSAALGDVPVNLFIQHF; from the coding sequence ATGAGTGCACCGCCAGGCCAGTCGTTGCGGGCCACGGTGCGCCTGCAATTCCATAAAGGTTTCACCCTCGATCAGGCGGTGCCGCTGGTGGCGTACTTTGCCCGGCTCGGCATCAGCCATGTTTACGCCTCGCCGCTGCTCGCCGCCCGCGCCGGTTCCATGCACGGCTACGATGTGGTCGACCCGACCCGGGTCAACCCTGAACTTGGCGGCGAACCGGCCTTGCGCCGGCTGGTCGCGGCCCTGCGCGAACACGGCATGGGGCTGATCCTCGACATCGTCTCCAACCACATGGCGGTCGGTGGCGGTGACAATCCGTGGTGGCTCGATTTGCTGGAATGGGGCCGGCTCAGCCCCTATGGCGAGTTCTTCGATATCCAGTGGCACTCGCCCGATCCGTTGATGGAAGGCCAGTTGCTGCTGCCCTTTCTTGGCAGCGATTACGGCGTCGCGTTGCAGGACGGCACGCTGCCGCTGGTGTTCAACGCCGAGTGCGGCACCTTCCATGTCGAACATTACGAGCATCACTTCCCGATCTGTCCCGGCGATTACGGCGAACTGCTCAAACCCGACGAGCCGACAAACGAAGCACTCAAGTCGCTGGCCGATCGCTTCAGCACCCTCAGCTACCAGACTGACGCCCGCTCGCTGGCCCTCCCGCTCAAGGAAGAACTCCAGCAACTGGCCAGCGACCCGCACATCCTGCAAACCATCCAGCGCAACTTGACGCACTACGACTCAAAGACCGACGACGGTTTCCAGCGTCTGCATCAACTACTGGAGCAGCAAAGCTATCGCCTGGCCAGTTGGCGCACGGCGGCGGACGACATCAACTGGCGACGCTTCTTCGACATCAACGAACTCGGCGGTTTGCGTGTCGAACGGCCTGCCGTGTTCGAAGCTACCCACGGCAAGATCTTCCAGTTGATCGGAGAAGGCTTGATCGACGGTCTGCGCATCGACCACATCGACGGCCTCGCCGATCCCCGAGGCTATTGCCGCAAGCTACGTCGACGCCTCGACTTTCTGGCGCCGGGGCGACACTTGCCGATCTACGTCGAGAAGATTCTCGGCGACGGTGAAACCCTTCGCGCCGACTGGGCGGTGGATGGCAGCACCGGTTACGAGTTCATGAATCAGCTATCGCTGCTGCAACACGACCCGGCCGGTGAACACGTACTTGGCGACTTGTGGCAACGCCGCACCGAGCGCCCCGCGGCGTTTATCGAAGAAGCACGGCTGGCGCGTCAGCAGATTCTCAACGGCTCGCTGGCCAGTGATTGCGAAAGCGTTGCCCAGGCGCTGTTGCAAGTGGCGCGGGACGACCTGATGACCCGCGACCTCACGCTCGGCTCGATCCGCCGGGTGTTACAGGCGTTGATCGTGCATTTCCCGGTGTATCGCACCTACATCAGTGCGATGGGCCGTTCGGCGCAGGACGAGGTGTTTTTCCAGCAGGCCATGGAAGGTGCGCGCCAGACATTGAACGAAAGCGACTGGCCGGTGCTTGGGTCCATGTCCGCCTGGCTCGGCGGCCAGCCGTGGCAGCGCAAACCCCGCGGACGGTCGCGCAAGATCCTGCGCCACGCCTGCGTACGCTTTCAGCAACTGACCTCACCCGCCGCCGCCAAAGCCGTGGAAGACACCGCGCTGTACCGCTCGGCGGTGCTGCTTTCGCGCAATGACGTGGGCTACAACACAGAACAGTTCAGCGCCCCGGTCAGTGATTTTCACGCAACAAACCTGCAACGTCTGGCGACATTCCCCGACAACCTGCTGGCCACCGCCACCCACGACCACAAGCGCGGCGAAGACACCCGCGCGCGCCTGGCCGTACTCAGCGAGCGCAGCCACTGGTACGTCGAACAGGTCGAGCTGTGGCGCGCCCTCGCCCGGCCGTTGCGCTGCGACGATCAGATGCCGTCGGCTGCTGACGAGTTGATCCTCTATCAGGCGCTGCTCGGCAGTTGGCCGCTGGAACTGCACAACGACGATCAGGATGGATTCGCCGACTACGCCAAACGCATCTGGCAATGGCAGCAGAAAGCCCTGCGCGAAGCCAAGCTGCAAAGCAGCTGGAGTGCGCCGAACGAAGCCTACGAAAACGCCGCGCAATCCTTCACCGAACAGTTGTTACTCGCTCCGGAAGGTGAGTTGCTGCGAGGGGCACTGGCCAAGAGCGTCAACAGCATCGCCGCGGCCGGCGCCCTCAACAGTCTGGCGCAAACCTTGCTGCACGTGACCGTACCGGGCGTACCGGATCTGTATCAGGGCAACGAGTGCTGGGATTTCAGCCTTGTGGATCCGGACAACCGCCGGCCGGTGGACTACAGCTTGCGTGAACAATCACTGAAACCTGCTCCCGTATCGGAACTGCTGTCGAACTGGCGCAACGGGCGCATCAAGCAAGCGTTGATCGCTCAGGTACTGAACCTGCGCGCCGAACACACCGAGTTGTTTCGCCGAGGCTCGTACCAGGCCCTCGAGGTGCTGGGCAGCCAGGCGCACAACGTGCTCGCGTTTGCCCGTGAGCATGGGGGGCAACGGGCAATCGTCATCGTGCCGATCCGTTGCGCAACACTGCTGGAAAACGGTGCCGTCCCGCAGGTCGATGCGCTGCGCTGGGGCGATACGCGGGTCGAATTACCGTTCGCCGCCTTGGACGAAAATCTGAAGGGACTTTTTTCGAGCACCGCAGTCACAAAAAACAGGGAGCTGGAGGTCAGCGCTGCGCTGGGGGATGTCCCGGTCAATCTGTTTATCCAACACTTCTAG
- the malQ gene encoding 4-alpha-glucanotransferase has product MSDAQLEILASRAGLAVDWIDANGRPQRVAPAVLRNVLTGLGHPAGSAQEIDASLLELQQVQQDRQLPPLLTADVGADLDLARYFEPESPCEIHLEDGTRLSLKLDADAVLPGEIPVGYQQVHIAGQQFTLAVAPERCYSVGDAVDSPIPRAWGLSVQLYSLRRPGDGGFGDTQALEELARSAGERGADALAISPLHAMFSADTGRYSPYSPSSRLFLNSLYAAPGTILGERALRDAIDTAGLADQFEQLENLKLIDWPSAADAKQKLLQALYEGFTRGEHPLQADFSSYRDAGGEALENHCRFEAIQEMRAARGENLDWREWPEHWHDPRGAALGAFAEEYAERIGYFAFCQWLIHRCLERAQNAARSAGMGIGLIADLAVGADGAGSQAWSFQDELLASLTVGAPPDILNRSGQGWGISAFSPEGLIRNGFRAFIDMLRANFAHAGGLRIDHVMGLQRLWVIPNGAAPADGAYLYYPVDDLLRLLTLESHRHQAIVLGEDLGTVPDGLREKLIARAMLGMRVLLFEQDNTHFKPILDWPDNALATTSTHDLPTLNGWWHGRDIDWNARLGLIDANGEIDWRRYREREREGLRGALSQDPQNFREESHEADQVVDASVRFLGHTRAPLVLLPLEDALGLDEQANLPGTIDTHPNWSRRLPGTSETLLDGVDAARRLELLACARLQAAERDQ; this is encoded by the coding sequence ATGAGCGATGCGCAACTGGAAATTCTCGCCAGCCGAGCCGGCCTTGCGGTCGACTGGATCGATGCCAATGGCCGCCCGCAGAGAGTCGCGCCGGCCGTGCTGCGCAATGTCCTTACCGGGCTCGGTCACCCGGCCGGCTCAGCCCAGGAAATCGACGCCAGCCTGCTGGAACTGCAACAAGTGCAACAGGACCGCCAACTGCCGCCCTTGCTGACTGCCGATGTCGGCGCGGATCTGGATCTGGCGCGCTATTTCGAACCTGAAAGTCCCTGTGAAATTCATCTGGAGGACGGCACGCGGCTGTCGCTCAAGCTGGATGCCGATGCGGTGTTGCCCGGTGAGATCCCGGTCGGTTATCAGCAAGTTCACATCGCCGGTCAACAATTCACCCTGGCCGTGGCCCCCGAGCGCTGCTACAGCGTGGGCGATGCCGTGGACAGCCCGATCCCTCGCGCCTGGGGCCTGAGCGTGCAGCTTTACAGCCTGCGCCGCCCCGGCGACGGTGGTTTCGGCGACACCCAGGCGTTGGAAGAACTGGCCCGCAGCGCCGGCGAACGCGGTGCCGATGCCTTGGCCATCAGCCCGTTGCACGCGATGTTCAGCGCCGATACCGGGCGCTACAGCCCGTATTCGCCGTCCAGCCGTCTGTTTCTCAATTCGCTGTATGCCGCGCCGGGGACGATTCTCGGCGAGCGCGCCCTGCGTGATGCCATCGACACCGCCGGCCTGGCGGATCAATTCGAGCAACTGGAAAACCTGAAACTGATCGACTGGCCCAGCGCCGCCGACGCCAAGCAAAAGCTGTTGCAAGCGTTGTACGAAGGCTTCACCCGTGGCGAGCATCCGTTGCAGGCGGACTTCTCCAGTTACCGCGATGCGGGTGGCGAAGCGCTGGAAAACCACTGCCGCTTCGAAGCCATTCAGGAAATGCGCGCCGCCCGGGGCGAAAATCTCGACTGGCGTGAATGGCCGGAGCACTGGCACGACCCGCGAGGTGCCGCCCTCGGTGCGTTTGCCGAGGAATACGCCGAGCGCATCGGCTACTTCGCGTTTTGCCAATGGTTGATCCACCGCTGCCTGGAGCGTGCACAGAACGCCGCTCGCAGCGCCGGCATGGGCATCGGTCTGATCGCTGATCTGGCGGTGGGGGCCGACGGCGCCGGCAGTCAGGCCTGGAGTTTTCAGGACGAATTGCTGGCGTCGCTGACCGTCGGTGCGCCACCTGACATCCTCAATCGCTCCGGCCAGGGCTGGGGCATCTCTGCATTCTCCCCGGAAGGCCTGATACGCAATGGTTTTCGTGCCTTCATCGACATGCTGCGCGCCAACTTCGCCCACGCCGGTGGCCTGCGCATCGACCATGTGATGGGCCTGCAACGGCTGTGGGTGATCCCGAATGGCGCGGCACCGGCGGACGGTGCTTACCTGTATTACCCGGTGGACGATTTGCTGCGTCTGCTGACCCTCGAATCACACCGCCATCAAGCCATCGTGCTGGGCGAAGACCTCGGTACCGTGCCCGATGGCCTGCGGGAAAAACTGATCGCCCGCGCGATGCTCGGCATGCGCGTGCTGTTGTTCGAGCAGGACAACACCCATTTCAAACCGATCCTCGACTGGCCGGACAACGCGCTGGCCACCACCAGCACCCACGACCTCCCGACGCTCAATGGCTGGTGGCATGGCCGGGACATCGACTGGAATGCGCGACTCGGGCTGATCGACGCCAACGGTGAAATCGACTGGCGCCGTTATCGCGAACGCGAGCGCGAAGGCCTCCGGGGTGCCTTGAGCCAGGATCCACAGAACTTTCGCGAGGAATCCCACGAGGCCGATCAAGTGGTCGACGCCAGTGTCCGTTTCCTCGGCCACACCCGCGCGCCGCTGGTGCTTCTGCCGCTGGAAGACGCGTTGGGCCTGGACGAACAGGCTAATCTGCCCGGCACCATCGACACCCACCCCAACTGGTCGCGGCGCCTGCCGGGCACCAGCGAAACGTTGCTCGATGGGGTCGATGCCGCGCGACGTCTGGAACTGCTCGCCTGCGCCCGCCTTCAGGCGGCCGAGCGTGACCAATGA
- the treZ gene encoding malto-oligosyltrehalose trehalohydrolase — MPLRSLETWPHGAIMLDADHTQFALWAPDAFYVSVELGNGRSLPMLPQADGWFVIKSRCPAGSRYRYNIDGELEVPDPASRAQDGDLDRQSVVVDPHAYAWRNTTWQGRPWNEAVIYELHVGALGGFAEVEQHLARLAGLGITAIELMPIAQFPGERNWGYDGVLHYAPQASYGTPEQLKHLIDSAHGYGLAVILDVVYNHFGPDGNYLHRYAKGFFREDKHTPWGAAIDFRCREVRDFFVENALMWLLEYCFDGLRLDAVHAIESPDFLPELAQRIRQQIDPARHVWLTVENEHNQASLLEDAYDAQWNDDGHNALHVLLTGETDAYYADYAEHPTEQLARCLSQGFVFQGHLTRHGTPRGEPSEHLPSTAFVLFLQNHDQIGNRAFGERLHQLADPRALQAATVLLLLSPMIPLVFMGDEYAAEQPFLFFTSHHGELAKLVREGRRNEFAAFSAFADPQRREQIPDPNAEQTFHASQPRLIGSGTPKQQTTLALYRHLLQLRHQHITPHLPGTQALGAQVLGFGAVSARWRLGDGSELQIDLNLSDTPVVNPPQADAVWLLQQPPAADLQDAGRLPPYCALVSLTAATPLPPLDGERL; from the coding sequence ATGCCGTTACGGTCCCTTGAAACCTGGCCCCACGGCGCGATCATGCTGGATGCCGACCACACGCAATTCGCGTTGTGGGCGCCGGATGCGTTTTACGTCAGCGTCGAGCTGGGCAACGGTCGGTCTCTGCCCATGCTGCCGCAGGCTGACGGCTGGTTCGTGATCAAGAGCCGCTGCCCCGCCGGCAGTCGCTACCGCTACAACATCGACGGCGAACTGGAGGTGCCCGACCCGGCCTCCAGGGCGCAGGACGGCGACCTCGACCGCCAAAGCGTGGTCGTCGATCCGCACGCCTATGCCTGGCGGAATACAACGTGGCAGGGTCGGCCCTGGAACGAAGCAGTGATTTACGAGCTGCATGTCGGCGCCCTCGGCGGTTTTGCCGAAGTCGAGCAGCATCTGGCGCGCCTCGCCGGGTTGGGCATCACCGCCATCGAACTGATGCCGATCGCGCAGTTTCCCGGCGAGCGCAACTGGGGCTACGACGGCGTGCTGCACTACGCGCCGCAAGCTTCCTATGGCACGCCGGAACAACTCAAACACCTGATCGACAGCGCCCACGGTTATGGCCTGGCGGTGATTCTCGACGTGGTCTACAACCACTTCGGCCCCGACGGCAATTACCTGCATCGCTACGCCAAGGGTTTCTTTCGCGAAGACAAACACACCCCCTGGGGCGCGGCCATTGATTTCCGCTGCCGCGAAGTACGGGACTTCTTCGTCGAAAACGCCTTGATGTGGCTGCTCGAATACTGTTTCGACGGACTGCGCCTGGATGCGGTGCATGCCATAGAAAGCCCCGACTTCCTGCCTGAACTGGCGCAGCGCATACGGCAGCAGATTGACCCGGCGCGGCATGTCTGGCTGACCGTGGAGAACGAGCACAATCAGGCCAGCCTGCTGGAAGACGCCTACGATGCCCAGTGGAACGACGACGGCCACAATGCCCTGCACGTGCTGCTGACCGGCGAAACCGATGCCTATTACGCCGACTACGCCGAACACCCCACCGAGCAATTGGCCCGCTGCCTGAGTCAGGGTTTTGTGTTTCAGGGCCATCTGACCCGCCACGGCACACCCCGTGGCGAGCCGAGCGAACATCTGCCGTCCACCGCGTTCGTGCTGTTCCTGCAGAACCATGACCAGATCGGTAACCGCGCCTTCGGCGAGCGCCTGCATCAACTGGCCGATCCGCGCGCGCTTCAGGCCGCTACGGTGTTGTTGCTGCTGTCACCGATGATTCCGCTGGTGTTCATGGGCGACGAATACGCTGCCGAGCAACCGTTCCTGTTCTTCACCAGCCATCACGGCGAGCTCGCGAAGCTTGTGCGCGAAGGCCGGCGTAACGAGTTCGCCGCGTTCAGCGCCTTCGCCGATCCGCAACGCCGCGAGCAGATTCCCGATCCCAACGCCGAGCAGACGTTTCACGCCTCGCAACCGAGGCTGATCGGCAGCGGCACGCCGAAACAGCAGACAACGCTTGCGCTGTATCGACACCTGTTGCAGCTGCGCCACCAACACATCACCCCGCATTTGCCCGGCACCCAGGCACTCGGTGCACAGGTGCTGGGGTTTGGCGCCGTGAGTGCACGCTGGCGTCTGGGCGATGGCAGCGAGCTGCAAATCGACCTGAACCTCAGTGACACGCCAGTGGTCAACCCACCACAGGCCGACGCGGTGTGGCTCTTGCAGCAACCGCCCGCCGCCGACCTGCAGGACGCGGGCCGACTGCCCCCGTATTGCGCGCTCGTCAGCCTCACGGCCGCAACCCCTTTGCCACCCCTGGATGGAGAGCGCCTATGA
- the glgA gene encoding glycogen synthase GlgA, with protein sequence MISAALDIQGERAHQPVGESSTVSVPGSRSINVPGTKTLTPVASQNPNKKKVLFVTSEIADLVKTGGLGDVSAALPRAMAHLHDVRVLIPGYPQVMNSENPIHIIGELGGHAALPPCKIGRMDMPDGLVIYVLICPELYARDGGPYGANNGRDWPDNHIRFARLGLAAADIAANLAQIHWCPDLVHAHDWPAGLAPAYMHWRGQRTPTLFTIHNLAYQGVTSLGSCPELGIPAHALQQEGMEFYGKMSFLKAGMAYSSHITTVSATYAQEITTPDFGCGLDGFLAAKTQQGLLSGIPNGIDESWDAATDPHLFAPFAIGDWEGKAVNAAHVRELFGLKDSEGPLFAVVSRLVYQKGLDLTEAVSEYIVQNGGQIAIIGRGEPEEEQAMRELALRFPGQIGVRIGFNETDARRMFAGSDFLLMPSRYEPCGLSQMYAQRFGSLPVARNTGGLADTIENGVTGFLFNESTADSYREALSRAFKVFAFPDLLHAMRCRAMAAPFNWCKAVEPYAELYEQLVAKALGKTHHK encoded by the coding sequence ATGATCAGTGCGGCATTGGATATTCAGGGAGAGCGTGCTCATCAGCCGGTCGGCGAATCGAGCACCGTGAGCGTTCCCGGCAGCCGGTCGATCAACGTCCCGGGCACCAAGACGCTGACACCGGTAGCCAGTCAGAATCCCAACAAGAAGAAAGTGTTGTTCGTGACCTCGGAAATCGCCGATCTGGTGAAGACCGGCGGTCTTGGTGACGTTTCTGCCGCCCTGCCCCGCGCGATGGCGCATCTGCATGATGTCCGGGTGCTGATCCCCGGTTACCCGCAAGTGATGAACAGTGAAAATCCGATCCACATCATCGGCGAACTGGGCGGCCACGCCGCGCTGCCACCGTGCAAGATCGGGCGCATGGACATGCCTGACGGCCTGGTCATTTATGTGTTGATCTGCCCTGAACTCTACGCACGCGACGGCGGCCCTTATGGCGCCAACAACGGCCGTGACTGGCCGGACAACCACATCCGCTTCGCCCGTCTGGGCCTGGCCGCCGCCGATATCGCCGCCAACCTCGCACAAATCCACTGGTGCCCGGATCTGGTGCACGCCCATGACTGGCCGGCCGGTCTGGCGCCTGCCTACATGCACTGGCGCGGGCAACGCACGCCGACCCTGTTCACCATTCACAACCTCGCCTATCAAGGCGTGACCAGCCTCGGCTCGTGCCCGGAACTCGGGATTCCCGCCCATGCCCTGCAGCAGGAAGGCATGGAGTTCTACGGCAAGATGTCGTTCCTCAAGGCCGGCATGGCCTATTCGAGCCACATCACCACGGTCAGCGCCACCTACGCGCAGGAAATCACCACCCCTGATTTCGGCTGCGGCCTCGACGGCTTTCTCGCCGCCAAGACCCAGCAAGGTTTGCTCAGCGGCATCCCCAACGGTATCGACGAGAGCTGGGACGCCGCCACCGATCCGCACCTGTTCGCGCCGTTTGCCATCGGCGACTGGGAAGGCAAGGCCGTCAACGCCGCCCACGTACGTGAGTTGTTTGGTCTGAAAGACTCGGAAGGCCCGCTGTTTGCCGTGGTGTCGCGGCTGGTTTATCAAAAAGGCCTCGACCTGACCGAAGCCGTCTCCGAGTACATCGTTCAGAACGGTGGCCAGATCGCCATCATCGGACGCGGCGAGCCGGAAGAGGAACAGGCCATGCGCGAACTGGCCCTGCGTTTTCCCGGCCAGATTGGCGTGCGCATCGGCTTCAATGAAACCGACGCCCGGCGGATGTTCGCCGGCAGCGATTTCCTGCTGATGCCGTCGCGTTACGAACCTTGCGGTTTGAGCCAGATGTACGCCCAGCGTTTCGGCTCGCTGCCGGTGGCGCGCAACACCGGCGGGCTGGCCGACACCATTGAAAACGGCGTCACCGGGTTCCTGTTCAACGAGTCCACGGCTGACAGCTACCGCGAAGCCCTGAGTCGCGCGTTCAAGGTGTTTGCCTTCCCGGATCTGCTGCACGCCATGCGCTGCCGGGCGATGGCTGCCCCGTTCAACTGGTGCAAGGCCGTCGAACCCTACGCCGAACTCTACGAACAACTGGTGGCCAAGGCGCTGGGTAAAACGCACCACAAATAA
- a CDS encoding D-2-hydroxyacid dehydrogenase family protein, giving the protein MAVQIAVIDDWQDVARGVVDWSVLDSLGEVTFVHDYPADNATLAERLGRFQVICVMRERTRFDEDLLKRLPNLKLLVTGGMRNAALDMPAAARLGIKVCGTDSYKHAAPELTWALIMAATRNLVNEANALRAGQWQQGLGGDLHGKTLGILGLGSIGQRVAQFGQVFGMRVIAWSENLTAERAEQAGVTYVSKQQLFEQADVLSVHLVLSDRSRGLVDAQALDWMKPTALLVNTARGPIVDEAALIKALQKQRIGGAALDVFDEEPLPALHPFRTLDNVLATPHVGYVSRQNYQQFFSQMIEDIQAWSAGEPIRLLN; this is encoded by the coding sequence ATGGCGGTGCAGATTGCAGTGATCGATGACTGGCAGGACGTCGCGCGGGGCGTAGTCGACTGGTCGGTGCTCGACAGTCTCGGCGAAGTGACCTTCGTCCATGATTACCCGGCGGACAACGCCACGCTGGCCGAACGCCTCGGGCGGTTCCAGGTGATTTGCGTGATGCGCGAACGCACGCGCTTCGATGAAGACCTGCTCAAGCGTTTGCCGAACCTCAAGCTGCTGGTCACCGGCGGCATGCGCAACGCAGCGCTGGACATGCCGGCCGCTGCCCGGCTCGGGATCAAGGTCTGCGGCACCGACAGCTATAAGCATGCAGCGCCGGAACTGACCTGGGCGCTGATCATGGCCGCCACCCGCAACCTGGTGAACGAGGCCAACGCCCTGCGTGCCGGCCAGTGGCAACAGGGTCTGGGCGGTGACCTGCACGGCAAGACCCTGGGCATTCTCGGGCTCGGCAGTATCGGCCAACGGGTGGCGCAGTTCGGTCAGGTGTTCGGCATGCGGGTGATCGCCTGGAGCGAGAACCTGACCGCCGAGCGCGCCGAACAGGCCGGTGTCACCTATGTCAGCAAGCAGCAATTGTTCGAACAGGCTGACGTTTTGTCGGTGCACCTGGTGCTCAGCGACCGCAGTCGTGGCCTGGTCGATGCTCAGGCGCTGGACTGGATGAAGCCAACCGCCCTGCTGGTCAACACGGCGCGCGGGCCGATTGTCGACGAAGCCGCGCTGATCAAGGCCTTGCAGAAACAGCGCATCGGTGGCGCAGCCCTGGATGTGTTCGATGAAGAACCGTTGCCGGCGCTGCATCCGTTTCGCACGCTGGACAATGTGCTGGCCACGCCTCATGTCGGATACGTCAGCCGACAGAACTATCAGCAGTTCTTTTCGCAGATGATCGAGGACATTCAGGCCTGGTCCGCGGGAGAACCGATTCGTCTGCTGAACTGA
- a CDS encoding alpha/beta fold hydrolase: MSVSLTRWLPGLLLTVALPLFAHAEGPQYGPELQGFDYPYTLKHFAFQSQGKSLQMGYMDVAAHGKANGRTVVLMHGKNFCGATWDSSIQALSEAGYRVVAPDQIGFCTSSKPDHYQYTFQQLAANTQQLLKALGIQKATLLGHSTGGMLATRYALQYPDQVEQLALVNPIGLEDWKALGVPYRSVDQWYQRELKVTAQGIRDYERSTYYGGRWKPEFDRWVDMLAGLSNGPGKTLVAWNSALIYDMIFTQPVYYEFKDLKMPTLLLIGTSDTTAIGKDIAPPEVKAKIGHYEVLGKQVAKLIPQSTLVEFPGMGHAPQMEEPAQFHQALLGWLNKTNPVR; encoded by the coding sequence ATGTCTGTGTCGCTGACCCGCTGGCTGCCCGGCCTGTTGCTGACCGTTGCCCTGCCCCTGTTTGCTCACGCCGAAGGCCCGCAATACGGCCCGGAACTGCAAGGTTTCGACTATCCCTACACCCTCAAGCATTTTGCCTTTCAGTCCCAGGGCAAATCATTGCAGATGGGTTACATGGACGTCGCCGCCCACGGCAAGGCCAACGGGCGCACCGTGGTGCTGATGCACGGCAAGAATTTTTGCGGCGCCACCTGGGACAGTTCGATCCAGGCCCTGAGCGAGGCCGGTTACCGGGTGGTTGCGCCAGATCAGATCGGCTTCTGCACCTCCAGCAAACCCGATCACTACCAGTACACCTTCCAGCAACTGGCGGCCAACACCCAGCAATTGCTCAAGGCGCTGGGCATCCAGAAGGCCACCCTGCTCGGCCACTCCACCGGCGGCATGCTCGCCACCCGTTACGCCCTGCAATACCCGGATCAGGTCGAGCAACTGGCGCTGGTCAACCCGATCGGTCTCGAAGACTGGAAAGCCCTTGGCGTACCGTATCGCAGCGTTGACCAGTGGTATCAGCGCGAACTGAAAGTCACCGCCCAAGGCATTCGCGACTACGAGCGCAGCACCTATTACGGCGGTCGCTGGAAACCCGAATTCGACCGTTGGGTAGACATGCTCGCGGGCCTGAGCAATGGGCCGGGCAAGACTCTGGTCGCATGGAACTCGGCGCTGATCTACGACATGATCTTCACCCAGCCGGTGTACTACGAGTTCAAGGATCTGAAAATGCCGACCCTGTTGCTGATCGGCACCTCCGACACCACGGCCATCGGCAAGGACATTGCGCCGCCCGAGGTGAAAGCGAAAATCGGCCATTACGAGGTGCTGGGCAAGCAGGTCGCCAAGCTGATTCCGCAGTCCACGCTGGTGGAATTCCCCGGCATGGGCCATGCCCCGCAGATGGAAGAACCGGCGCAGTTCCACCAGGCACTGCTCGGCTGGCTGAACAAAACCAATCCCGTTCGTTGA
- a CDS encoding YqaA family protein, which translates to MTAGYIGLFFAAFGAATLLPLQSEAVLVGLLVSDRYWLWGLLAVATLGNVLGSLVNWWLGRGLERFQGRRWFPVSPKHMDRARVHYQRYGHWSLLLSWLPIIGDPLTLIAGVMREPLGRFLLIVTLAKGARYAVLAMLTLGWLD; encoded by the coding sequence ATGACGGCGGGTTACATCGGGCTGTTCTTCGCCGCGTTTGGCGCGGCCACACTGCTGCCGCTGCAATCGGAAGCGGTGCTGGTCGGGCTGCTGGTCAGCGATCGCTATTGGCTGTGGGGGCTGCTGGCGGTGGCGACGCTGGGCAATGTCCTCGGTTCGCTGGTCAACTGGTGGCTGGGGCGAGGACTGGAGCGGTTTCAGGGTCGGCGCTGGTTTCCGGTCAGCCCGAAGCACATGGACCGCGCCCGCGTTCACTATCAACGTTATGGGCACTGGTCACTGCTGCTCAGCTGGTTGCCGATCATCGGTGATCCCCTGACGCTGATCGCCGGGGTCATGCGTGAACCGCTCGGGCGATTCCTGTTGATCGTCACCCTGGCCAAAGGCGCCCGTTATGCGGTGCTGGCGATGCTCACGCTGGGTTGGCTCGATTGA